The following coding sequences lie in one Haematobia irritans isolate KBUSLIRL chromosome 3, ASM5000362v1, whole genome shotgun sequence genomic window:
- the LOC142229550 gene encoding uncharacterized protein LOC142229550 gives MKLFIVCGLLAMASLASADVSHLGKYNYPAPASSSSSTEVATYAPQHAQSYSSQFTPSQSQAHVESIRPSVPIASFSLQQTSGGASAEASAGSYSTAQSSSSSSYGASVQQQQSYSAPASSSGGSHNAYLPPAPEQQQSYESGSDSGSYNYQQPAAPAQQSYSAPAAVAQQSYSAPAPAPVQQSYSAPAAAPVQQSYSAPAPAPVQQSYAAPAAVQQQSYSAPAPASAQQSYSAPAAAAPAGSYNYQAPAQQSYSAPAAAPVQQSYSAPAPAPVQQSYSAPAAAPVQQQSYSAPAPAPVQQSYSAPAAVSPAPAQQSYSAQANAQADNGSYNYQAPAPAPVHQSYSAPAAPAPVQQSYSAPAAAPVQQSYSAPAPAPVQQSYSAPAAAPAPQTYSAPAPAPVQQSYSGASQAQQSYSSSSAAVESGSYNYQAPAQESTYSAPAQQSYSAPAAAPVSQSYSAPAPAPVQQSYSAPAQQSYSAPAQQSYSAPAAAQQSYSAPAAAQQTYSAPAPVQQSYSAPAAAAPAQQTYSAPAPVQADNGSYNYQNPAPAPAQQSYTSHASSESHSSQNHQHSAPASQHISFPSSSSQDAGTVYGQNGGYVYSKY, from the exons ATG AAACTCTTTATCGTTTGCGGTTTACTAGCTATGGCCTCATTGGCTTCGGCCGATGTTAGCCATTTGGGCAAATACAATTATCCTGCTCCAGCATCTAGCTCTAGCTCCACCGAAGTTGCAACCTATGCCCCACAACATGCTCAAAGCTATAGCTCGCAATTCACCCCCTCCCAGTCTCAGGCTCATGTTGAGTCGATCAGACCTTCGGTACCAATTGCCAGCTTCTCGCTTCAACAAACTAGTGGTGGTGCTAGTGCTGAAGCTTCCGCTGGTAGTTACTCAACTGCTCAATCCAGTTCATCCTCCTCATATGGTGCATctgtgcaacaacaacaaagttaTTCTGCCCCAGCCTCTTCCAGTGGTGGTTCACACAATGCCTATTTGCCACCAGCACCAGAACAACAACAATCCTATGAATCTGGAAGTGATTCGGGATCTTATAACTACCAACAACCAGCTGCTCCAGCCCAACAAAGCTACTCTGCCCCTGCTGCTGTAGCCCAACAATCTTACTCTGCTCCAGCCCCAGCTCCAGTGCAACAAAGCTACTCTGCCCCAGCTGCTGCTCCTGTGCAACAATCTTACTCTGCTCCAGCCCCAGCACCTGTCCAACAATCCTATGCTGCTCCAGCTGCCGTGCAACAACAATCTTACTCTGCTCCCGCTCCAGCTTCCGCCCAACAATCGTACTCTGCTCCAGCCGCTGCTGCCCCAGCTGGTTCTTATAACTATCAGGCTCCTGCTCAACAATCTTACTCTGCTCCTGCTGCTGCTCCTGTTCAACAATCATACTCTGCTCCTGCCCCAGCTCCAGTTCAACAATCTTACTCAGCTCCAGCTGCTGCTCCTGTGCAACAACAGTCTTACTCTGCTCCTGCCCCAGCTCCAGTTCAACAGTCTTACTCTGCTCCAGCTGCTGTTTCCCCTGCTCCTGCCCAGCAATCTTATTCCGCTCAAGCTAATGCCCAAGCTGATAATGGTTCATACAACTATCAGGCCCCAGCTCCAGCTCCCGTTCATCAATCTTACTCAGCTCCTGCTGCCCCAGCTCCAGTCCAACAATCTTACTCTGCCCCAGCTGCTGCTCCAGTTCAACAATCTTACTCCGCCCCTGCACCAGCTCCCGTTCAACAATCCTACTCTGCTCCAGCAGCAGCTCCTGCTCCACAAACTTACTCTGCTCCTGCCCCAGCTCCTGTACAACAATCCTACTCTGGTGCTAGCCAAGCTCAACAATCTTACAGCTCTTCCTCCGCTGCTGTAGAAAGTGGTTCTTACAACTATCAAGCTCCAGCTCAAGAGTCAACTTACTCTGCTCCAGCCCAGCAAAGCTATTCAGCTCCTGCCGCTGCTCCAGTTAGCCAAAGCTATTCTGCTCCTGCTCCAGCCCCTGTTCAACAGAGCTACTCTGCCCCAGCTCAACAATCTTACTCTGCGCCAGCTCAACAATCTTACTCGGCTCCAGCTGCCGCTCAACAATCTTACTCTGCTCCAGCTGCCGCTCAACAAACCTACTCTGCCCCAGCTCCCGTTCAACAATCATACTCTGCTCCAGCTGCTGCTGCCCCAGCCCAACAAACCTATTCCGCTCCTGCACCAGTTCAAGCTGATAATGGCTCTTACAACTATCAAAATCCTGCTCCTGCTCCTGCTCAGCAATCTTACACTTCTCATGCCTCTAGTGAAAGCCATTCTTCCCAGAACCATCAACACTCTGCCCCAGCATCTCAACACATCAGCTTCCCATCTTCATCAAGCCAGGATGCTGGTACAGTTTATGGTCAAAATGGCGGTTATGTCTATAGCAAGTATTAA